One window of Candidatus Methylacidiphilales bacterium genomic DNA carries:
- a CDS encoding MBL fold metallo-hydrolase: MALPLEDSYGDIIGKAMRGLGLLDLNIMQETHMKIEQVRAARSGAFEEADARKLSKPLRLNADALVEIGRGTYHPNITSIPTGLCQLTSNFGGDMQVNSYIVWDPATRQAALFDTGTNPDQILEKLKSENLKLENIFLTHTHGDHIDCLPQLQKATGAPTHVQTNGNIGQVQLFEWGQGFAIGNLKIETRRTTGHAEDGTTYVIHGLEQPVAVVGDAVFSGSMGGGAISYAQALETNLKNIYSLPDKTLLCPGHGPITSVALEKQHNPFYMP; the protein is encoded by the coding sequence ATGGCACTCCCTCTCGAAGACAGTTACGGTGATATCATCGGCAAGGCGATGCGCGGCCTCGGCTTGCTGGACTTGAATATCATGCAGGAAACCCACATGAAAATAGAACAGGTTCGCGCCGCGCGTTCCGGTGCGTTTGAAGAAGCCGATGCCCGCAAGCTGTCCAAGCCCCTGCGCTTGAATGCAGACGCCCTGGTCGAAATCGGACGGGGGACCTATCATCCCAATATAACCAGTATCCCAACCGGTCTTTGCCAGCTCACCTCCAATTTTGGCGGCGATATGCAGGTGAATTCCTACATCGTCTGGGACCCCGCCACCCGGCAGGCTGCTCTTTTCGACACCGGAACAAATCCGGACCAGATTCTCGAAAAATTAAAATCGGAGAACCTGAAACTTGAAAACATCTTCCTGACCCACACGCATGGCGACCACATCGACTGCCTGCCGCAACTTCAAAAGGCAACGGGCGCGCCCACCCATGTCCAGACCAATGGCAACATCGGCCAGGTCCAGCTCTTTGAATGGGGCCAGGGTTTTGCGATTGGAAATTTAAAAATCGAAACACGCCGCACAACAGGCCACGCCGAAGACGGGACCACCTACGTCATCCACGGCCTTGAACAGCCCGTTGCCGTGGTGGGGGACGCTGTTTTTTCAGGCTCAATGGGCGGCGGCGCGATTTCCTACGCGCAGGCGCTCGAAACCAATCTGAAAAACATCTACAGCCTTCCGGACAAAACCCTGCTCTGTCCCGGCCACGGCCCCATCACCAGCGTCGCTCTGGAAAAACAACATAACCCGTTCTACATGCCATAG